The Manis javanica isolate MJ-LG chromosome 14, MJ_LKY, whole genome shotgun sequence genomic interval ACCCGGATGGGTATGAACCACCTCCGGATGAGTGGGGTGGACCTGTGGGGATTGTAGCTGGAGGTATTCCCCAGGTAATTCTGGGGGCCCCTGCCCACCTTGCAGGAAGTGGATGGCTCCTCCTATCTGTTCTCCATGGCTCCCTTCTTGAGTCTCTTAAACACTCAGTCCCCTCTCTTTTCTCCCCATTTACCACCTTCTGTTCCTTGGGGGTACCATCAGACCTCCTTCCACCCTAGACAGCCAATGTCTGGGCTCGATGGAGCCAGGGCAGAGAGCTAAGACCTTACCCACTCATCCACACCAGAGTCAATCCATCCGTGCATACCACATCACCCCCTCTTTGGGGTTAGGGATCGAAGACTTGGACCTTCCACCTCCCAGGCTTACCCCCTGACCCCAGCACACACAGACAGGGCTGGCCCTGACTCCCCATCCTCTCTAAATccgctccccacccacctcctcccctcaCCCCTGGCATTGGAGTGACCTCAGTTCTTGGCACCAGGGCCCTCGGCACCAGATGGTGCCTGCCGATGCTTTTCTTTGTCTGGCCTTCCAGATACCCCTCTCTGCCATGCTgtctgccctcccccacctgccttGGGGGTTGGCAGAGGGAAGGGCGGGCACCTCCCACCCCTTTGGCGCTGTCCCCAGACCACAGGACTCCAGAGGCAGCTGGCCCTGGGGGGCAGTGGGTATGGTGGGGAGGATGGAGGGAGGCGGAGGGAAACATGgactcagaggaggggcctgagttgAAGGGGAGGCACAGACGGGGCAGCAGGAGGCTAGGCATTGATACAAAACAGCTTTATTTGAGGGCTTGGTGAGGGAGCAGACAGATAATAGAGATTCGTGGTGGGGGCGTGGAGGCCTCAGAGCTCTGTGGGGCTGTGAGGTGGGAACTAGCCACTCTGACATCTGGGACCCCAGGGCAGGGAAAGGGCCTGGAGCTTGGTGGGGGGGGCATCAGAACGCCAGTGGGGCACAGTGGGGGCTGGCCAAAGTCAGAGGCTGATGCAACAGGCCCTCTTCTCACCAGAGCCTggcccctgcccagcctgggcaCTGCCCAAGGTGATGGCATTGGTCCGGGTGTTGTTCTGCCTCTGCTTGGACACCTTGGCAAAGATctctgagggcagagggcagtgaTCAGGTCAGAAGAAGATCCGGATCCCACTCTCCCCATATACCCACTGCATGCCCCTTTCAGAGCAATGGGGGTGGCCACACTTCAAGGAGATTTTCCTGGAAGAAAATGCACTTTGAGCACCCGGGACCTTCTATTTACCTGGGTGGAGAGGGACTAATACTCAGCTCCCGGGGAAACGCGGCCTTCTGTTTCCTACCCTAAGCTCCAGGCTGAGCAGTGGGTCTCAGGGAGGCTCTAAGGGGGCTGGGGGCCCACAGAGGGGCTCAGCATCAGCTGGGGTGGGCAAGGGCTGACTGCCTGCATTCCTACCACTGCCCACAGAAGcctcaggggtggggtgggggtaccAAATGGAGGCAGGAGCTCTAACCTTTGAGGACAGTCTCAAAGGCCAGCTCAACATTGGTGGAATCCAGGGCTGAGGTCTCCAGAAATAGCAGCCCATTGTTTTCTGACAGGAAAGGAAACACACCATTAATTGTGGGGTCAAAAACAATAATACTAATATTTACTTAATGTTTAGTATGTACATTTGCTATGTGCTAAATCCTTGTCATGtgtagctcatttaatcctcagaaccacCTGTGAGGATGGTTTCACTGCTATCCCTTTTTCAAAGAGGAAATGGAAGCCCAGAAACATGGAAGGGATGAACGAAGAACTTGCTTGGTGCCCGACATCTGGCCCAGAGATGTGAGGCTGGGCAACGGGTCTCCAGAGCCTGTGCCTTTGTCACTATATTCTGCTGCCTTTAAACTCCAGAAAACTGCTGGGGCAAGTGTGACTGCAGATGGTCAAGGAAGCATGCCTGCTACACTTAGGGTATCTGAGCACTGCAGGGTGGGCTGTCTTAAAATCAACTATGAATTAATAACTTCCCCAAAAGACAACCTCAGGGCAAGTGGTGGGACCTAATGagggacacagagaagaaaggctgGGAGATTCTGGGGGAGAGAGGATGGACGTAGGGGGGACCCTGTAGAGGAAGTCCAGGCTTGAGCCCTAGggtgggagcagggctggggaggcaggagctgggatggcatgggcagggctgcaggggtcATGGTGGGCTCTCACCAGCGAACATGCGGGCCTCTTCAGTGGGCACCTCCCGGGCCTGGTTGAGGTCACTCTTGTTACCCACGAGCATGACAACGATAGTGGCCTCAGCGTGGTCATAGAGTTCCTTCAGCCAGCGCTCTACCACAGCATAGGTCTGGTGCTTGGTTAGGTCAAAAACCAGTAGGGCCCCCACTGCACCACGATAGTACCTGGGTGGGGTAGAGGGATGGACGGAGGCAACCTCAGAGCAGAGCCCTCGAGCCAAGAAGCCAGAGATGAGCACGAGAGATGGAGAAATATGAAACTGGGGTCCAGGGACCCAAATCCAGGCGGGAGCCCAAGCTTGATGCTGTGAACCCTCCAGGGAGACTGGTATTGGACCCCTGCAGGACTCACCTCCCTTCTCTAGAACCACTCGCTCTCATTCCTGCCTAGCCCCTCTGCTTCCTCAGGGCCTTTGTTCTGATTTTAGGCCCTGCTGTCCACCAACACATAGCTGGGCTCTGGTCAAGATCAGCCTCCTGGAGGCCCTACCTCCAAGATCTTCCTCACATGCCTCCTTGATCCACAGTGCCCTCTTTTCTCTTGTGGCCATTTTTCTAGGACCAGCTAAATTCCTCCCATAAATAGCAGTCCCTGAGTTGACCATCGGAGACATCCTTGTAAATATCCAGCCTCACTCCTGGAATTAGATAGGGCTTCTTTAGACTGGTGACATCTAAGTATTCCCATTGTACTGATGTCAGCTGAGCCTCCTAAGAGGTCAAGTGACTGTCCAAGAGTGATGAGTGTGTGCTCCCATCGCCCTTGACCCTTGCTTCCTGTCCCCTGGCAGCTGCTgtctcccaccacacacacacagaccccctTCCTTACACTTGGCCTGACACTGACTGGGAGAGAGGCTCTGCATGTGGTGTCAGGAGGTTTAAATTCCTCTGTCCTCTGAGTCTTTGTAAAATGCAGCTGAGGAGTCCAGCCCTTCATGTTTGTGGTTAAATGGTGAAGATTGCCAAGTGCAAACTTATCTCACTGTGCAGAAGTGAGGGGCACTCTCGATCCTGGGCCTGTCCGCTTCCCAGCTCCACCCTGATCTCACCTGCTCGAGCCTCAAGCTCCATGCACTTAGACAGGGATGAATTACAGCACCTTACTCTCGTGAAACTTTGGGGACTACAGAAAATGCCCAACGTGAAGAGCCTTGTACCTTCCTGGGCATATAGCAAAGGCCTAGGAAGTGGTGGCAGTGACTCCTGGTTTTAGGCCCAGTGGTCAGTATCACTGTGTCCTACGTAGGGCTGGGTGTGGCTCGCAGTACTGGGTCTCCTGAGCTGGTCCATGGCATCCTGTGAGTCCACCAGGGAGCGCACTGCTGAGTGCCCTGACCTCCCCAGCAGCCCCACACCCCAGCAGTCCCCTGGCCCCAGGCTCACGCCGAGGTGATGGCTCGGTACCGCTCCAAACCAGCTGTGTCCCAGATCTGAGCCTTGACAGCAGCGGTGCCCAGCAGGACAGTGCGGGTGGAGAACTCGACCCCGATGGTGGTTCGGCTGTCGTGGCTGAACTCATTGCGCGTAAACCGGGATAGCAGATTGGTCTTCCCCACGCCTGACTCGCCAATCAGCACCACTGAAGGAGCAGAGGGATGAGGGCTGAGCTCAGGTCAGAGTGGCCCCGAGCCCACCTGAGCTTGGGGAGTCTGCCGGTCAAAAAAGGGAACTGAGCTCAGAAAGCTGAGCAGGGAGCCAGGTCTCCCAGCAGAGATGGGTTTGCATCTCTGCACAATGCATCCATCCCGGGCAGCCAAGGGGCTTACAGGGTTCTAAGCCTGGGCTGTTGAGACATGGCTGCAACGTCAGCCTGCATTTCTGGTGATGGAATGACTATGGCTGCTTGTGGTTGTTGGTGTTCAGGGGCATGGGTGGGGGCTGATATACGTATGACCCACAGATTGCACAGACCCTGAATGAGCGTCCAGGATCGGAGGAGGCCGCCTAGGGTGGTTCTGGGAGTGCAGGCTGGTGCCACGGGAGCCACATCTTCTGGGCTCTGGTCCCCACTTCGCCTCTGattagctatgtgatcttgaaCAAGTGACTCACCTTctctaggtctcagtttccttgtttataAAATCTGTAAAGGCCCCTCTAACTTAAAAAATGCTTATTTGTGTAGGGCAGGAAAGAGCTGGGACaagtatgggtgtgtgtgtgtttgtgttcctACCTCTCCTCCTGGAACCTCCTCCCCGTCTCATCCCTCCCAGTGGGTGAGCTGCCAGCTCTATCCTTAGGCCCAAAAGGTGCTCAGGGcaagggctttggagtcagatagaCCTGGGTTTGAGTACTGACTTTGTGACCATTTCTAAGCTACTTACTCGGTCCCatcattttctgtaaaatggagatataaataaaatggagacatagattgagtgcctactatgtgccaggtaccatcCTAAAGGCTTTAtacatattaactaatttaaccCTCACAATAATGTTATGAGGCAAgtacattattattatcatcccacttttacagacaaggaaaaggAGGCACATGGTGGGTTAAAATGACTTGCACCATATAACACAGCCAGGGTAGCGGAGGTGTGCTGCCCAGATTTGCCTTTGAGGACTTGCCCCCAGCTGCAGGGAGTGCAGTCAGCTGACAGCTCCTTCAGCATCTGCCTCTGGTGCAGAGGGCAGCCTCACCTGAGGTCCTGCCTTTCCTGGGCACCCTGCATCCCGTGCCCCAGCAAGGTGAGGGGATCGCCCTTGGCCAAGGCTGTGTGACCCTGCACTACAGTTTGAGATCTCTCTAAAGCTGTTTCCACCCCCTTCCTTTACTAGTGTTCATGCATAATAAATACCTTACACCCCAAACTTCTCAGTATCTGCTTCTGGAGACCCCACCCTGCAATCACtagtaggtggcagagctgggatctgaactcAGCTAGTCTGGCTCCTGACCTGATGCTTTCAGAATGGAAGATACCTTCTTGGGGGTTGCTGTAGTGACTGATGAAGTAGTGGCTGGCATATACTAGAGGCTCAGTAAATGATAGTTATTAGCAGCGGTACTGTCCCAGACTCCTGCTAACCCTTACCCTGTCTCCCCTTCCTGGGAAACATGCTGGGAGTTCAGGTTCTCCAAGCCAAGTGCCTGGGAGTCCCAGCTTAAGTGAGGgtggggctgaggctgggagaggcgGCCGGGTGGAGTGGCTGGACAGGGAACCACAGTTCTGCCAGCCAGCCCCGCCCTGAAGGAGGAATGGAGGCAAGGGTGGGGGTGGCACCGCATGCTGGGGAACAATAGTGGGGCCAAACCCAGGGGCTGAGATAAAGGAACAACAAAGATTCATGCCCACTTCCAGGGACAGCCTGGATTCAGTGCCTGGTATTTGGACCTCAGGGGTCTTCTGAGGGAAAGAAGACGAGGCCATGGCCTTAAAAGTTCTCTGGATTCTATTAGACCCTGCTCCCAATTCATTACCTCTTCCTTATGTCTTCACGGAGCCCTATGATGGGATAAagctctcctttctttcctttcctgtacATCTACCCAGAAAGATGACTTTCTTCCTCTAAAGTCTGCTTGTTGCCCCTCTTCTCAGGAGGGAAGTCCTCTCTGAAGTCTGACCTCCATCTCTTGTGCTGCAGTGGCAGACTACTCCTAGGGATTTGGGTTTCCCTTAGGAATGAGGCAAAATAGCCTATATACTAGCACTATAAAGGGGTGAGCAACAATGTTTTTTACAACTGTTGAGCATTCTGGCAGCTCCAGGACTTTTCCCCCAGTAACCAgaccctcccccactccctgcaGCTTGCTTTCTTATCTACAGGAATGATGAGCCGCAGGGGGTTCCGGTAGGCGATAAGAAAACAGACTGTGGTCTCTTTCTGGGTCTCTCTCAGGCTTCCTCTTTCCTTATGGACCCCAACTCACCCTTGAAGACAAAGTTATAATCATCCTCAGTTCCGTTCCCCATCTTGGCTCTGCATGGAGGGTGCAAGAGTCTTCGGGGACAGAGGTGACTGGTCTATGCGTTGGTTCAATGCCTTCAAACCCTCAGCTCTCAAGAGTCCTGGATCTGCCCCTCCTCTCACTGGGGGTAAAGAAACTACTGCAGCCAGAGGATTGAGCTAGGCAGGGCCCTGGAAGGCTTGGCTCCAGCAGGCGGGGGTGCTGTAAGGAAGCTGAGAGGACGGAAGCTGGGAACAGGAAGAGCGGGGTGGCTGGAGACCTGGGGCTCAGGTGGGTGGAGAGATGATGACGTCAGACAGGTTAGACAGGTTGGGTGTCTGCTCTCAGCCTGGGTTCCCGCAAGCCAGAGAGCTGGCTCCAGGGGCTGGCTGAGGACTGAGTGTGCATTGCTAGGCTCCTGGGACCTGTGGCCAGGGGGGCGCAGCCACCAGTGAGTGAGAAATAACCTCTCAAGGAGCAGAAAGCCTctggtggtggtgggtgagggATAAGTGGGGGCACCAGAGGAAGGGCTGTTGGCGGGAGGGGCTGGGACTAATGGGAGGCCAGCCACCCTGCTGCAGTGTAGTTCTGGGAGCTGCATTTTGGATACAGCAACTTCTGCTCCTCCCTGacagcccagggcctgggatgGGCAGTTTGTCGCTCTGGGTGGAGCTGGAACTTGCCACCTGCCTCTTCCCTGGGATGTGTCCCTTCATATAGCTCTGGGAAAAGGGCTAGTAGCTGCCTGTCCAGACCTGTTCTAAGGATACTGGGAAGTGGGATACCTGGGGCAGAAACAGCCAGATGGGGTGAGGGGCCAGATCTGGAGATGAGGGTCTCTGGGTTTCTTCTtctggcccctccccaggaccTGAGGTCTCCCATCTTGCAAAGACCTTCAAGATCTAGAGAGGGTGAGCATGTGAATGCCTGAGTGAAGAGGAAAGGGGTGGACCCTTGTAGGCAGCTAGGGGGCACCCTCCCAACCCCAAGAGTAGAAATGGCACCCCAACACCAAAGTTGGGACTGAAGGACACTGAAATCCCAGGACCCTATATTCTTTGTCCATGACCCCCACCAGCCCCTTGCTCCTCTGAGCTCACGCCCAAGTTTTTGCCAGCCAGGTGGGTAAGATTCTGCTCTGAGCAGCAGGGGCCAGGTGAAGTCACGTTGCTGGAGAAGCTGGGGTTGCCgaggcaccaccaccaccaaacacCATTTGGTTGTTGGAGGTCATGGTGAAGGAGTGGGTGGAAAGCCATCCTTGTAGAACATGAAGAATCTTGTAAGCAATCCCTGCTCCTTTCTGTGTCCTCTGCTTCCTCCCATCCCAGAAAGCAGCCAAGACACAAGACAGGAGTTAAAGTTTATTCGTGGAAAACACAAAGGTTTTCCCTCCCCCCACAGTCCAGTTTTCCCAGGGGATGCCACCTCTCCAAACGGTCATCTATCTTTTCTGACCCCAACTTCCACCAAGGCCCATTATGATGCTGCTACTTGGGTGAGGGGCTCCTCTAGGTACTGCACCAAGGCCTGGGCCTGCgggaggggaagagaaatgaGTCCCACACAAGGCCTGCCACTAGAGGGATCCCAAATCCAGCTCTCCTCCcagtgctgagcacccagcccccagcctcggCCTGATGTGAGAGTTGGCCCACATCAGACATGCACCGGGTGACACGAGGACTCCAGGAAGGTGAGGGTGGGAGTGGGCACAGTGATGGAACACAAGACCAGGCCCAGGGTAGAGGGACGAGCACATACACACCTTGGCCTTGAGCATTCCGAAGCCCACGGTCTCCTTGGCGTACATACACAGCAGAAGGTTGGCCACACGGGTGATGGCTACACGACCCTCCTGGGGGGGGGGAGGTGATGTATGGGATGTGGTGTCCTGCTGGGCACCCTCAGCCCCCTCTTTCCCCAAGgacttctctctttctctatctTGACTATATTCCAGGCTCAGCACAACCACCCACTGACCAAGTTACTATGGGAAACTCAACCTCCCAGCAACtcactttctctttctggaacccccacctcaccccagttgGTGAGCGTGCCAGCACACTGGAAGGAGTTTCACTATCTACAAAGGGCTGCCCTGGTGGTGATTTTATTACTATGGGTTCACCCCAAAGACATTGTAAGTGCCTTGAGAGTAGTGACCCAACTTGtatttctcctcttttcccaTGGTAACGTTCTTCAAATTGCAGGTTTAATCCCAGGGTTAGATCAATTAAAGAGTTTAAGCAGcattaaaggaaaaacaagagaaatgaTATGCATTGCATGTAGTAAGGAAAGTACTTCATGAAGCTTTTGTTT includes:
- the RAB25 gene encoding ras-related protein Rab-25 isoform X1, with translation MGNGTEDDYNFVFKVVLIGESGVGKTNLLSRFTRNEFSHDSRTTIGVEFSTRTVLLGTAAVKAQIWDTAGLERYRAITSAYYRGAVGALLVFDLTKHQTYAVVERWLKELYDHAEATIVVMLVGNKSDLNQAREVPTEEARMFAENNGLLFLETSALDSTNVELAFETVLKEIFAKVSKQRQNNTRTNAITLGSAQAGQGPGSGEKRACCISL
- the RAB25 gene encoding ras-related protein Rab-25 isoform X2, producing MGNGTEDDYNFVFKVVLIGESGVGKTNLLSRFTRNEFSHDSRTTIGVEFSTRTVLLGTAAVKAQIWDTAGLERYRAITSAYYRGAVGALLVFDLTKHQTYAVVERWLKELYDHAEATIVVMLVGNKSDLNQAREVPTEEARMFAENNGLLFLETSALDSTNVELAFETVLKGKSP